GCCGCAGGCGTGCTGCTCGGCGTGGCCGGGTCAGTGGCCCTGGTCGGCTCGCCGACCGCGTCGCCGTGGGCCTGGTACATCGTGGTGGCTGCCGCACTCGGCGCGGCCCTGCGGGCCCGGGTCTGGGACTCCGCCTCGTGCAAGGCATGGCTGCTCGGCCATCCCTACCTGCTGACCGTTGTCTTGTTGGTGGTCTTCGCAATCGACGGCCGCTACCAGGCTGCCTGGTTCGCGCTGGCGGCACTGGCCGGCCTGGTCGTGGTGTGGGTCATCGCCGCGCTGAACCCGCGGGCCGCCTCCCCGGACACCTACTCGCTGCCGATGCGGCGCCTGGTCGGCTTCCTGGCGACCGGCCTCGACGCATCGCTGATTCCGGTGATGGCATTCCTCATCGGGCTGTTCAGCCTCGTTCTCGACAGGTGATGAATCGGTGATCCACAAGAGCCTGGGTGTTCTGGCCACAACCGGTCTGGTGTTGTTGGTCGGCGCCCCGTCGGCGGGTGCCGTCAGCCCGCCCGAGGTCGATCCACAGATCGCCCCGCCGGCCGGCAGCGCCGGTCCGGTGGGGGCGATGGCGCAGCGTTCGGCGTGTGCCACCACGGGTGTGCTGCCTGGTACCGATCCCGGATCGGTCAACCCGAATCAGTTGGCGCTCAACCTGTCCGGCGCCTGGAAGCAGAGCCGTGGGCAGGGGCAGACGGTGGCTGTCATCGACACCGGTGTGCAGCCGGGACCCCGGCTGCCGCACGTCGAAGGCGGCGGTGACTTCATCGAGTCGACCGACGGCCTGACCGACTGCGACGGCCACGGGACCTCGGTGGCCGGCCTCATTGCCGGGCAGCCCGGGGCCGACGGCTTCTCCGGTGTAGCGCCCGAAGCCCGGCTGATCTCGATCCGGCAGAACTCGCCGCGGTTCTCGCCACGCGCGGCCGGCGCCGATATGGCCGAGGCGCGCGTAGCGGCCGACGTGGCCAGCCTGGCCCGGGCCGTGGTGCGCGCGGCCGACATGGGTGCGCGCGTCATCAACATCTCCGTGGTGACCTGCATGCCGGCCGACAAACACATCGACCAGAACGAACTCGGTGCGGCACTGCGTTATGCGGCGGTCGAGAAAGACGCGGTGATCGTGGCTGCCGCGGGAAACACGCAGGGCGGCGTCACCACCGGATCGGCGTGCGGATCCAACCCGTTGTCGGGTGCCCCCGATGATCCGCGCAACTGGGGCGGCGTCTCCTCGGTGTCCATCCCCTCGTGGTGGCAGCCCTACGTGCTGTCGGTCGGGGCCCTGAACGCGACCGGTCAGCCTTCGGCATTCACCATGCCCGGACCCTGGGTCGGAATCGCAGCCCCGGGCGAACACATCTCGTCGGTGAGCAACGCGCCCGGCGGAGGATTGTCCAACGCCATGCCCACCGATCAGGACAAAATGGTCCCGCTCAGCGGCACCAGCTACGCCGCGGCGTACGTGTCCGGCGTTGCGGCATTGGTGCGCAGCAAGTTTCCTGATTTGAACGCGCGCCAGGTGGTGCACCGGCTGACCACGACGGCCCAGGGTGCTCCCCGTTCACCGTCGAACGTGATCGGCGCCGGCGGTGTCGATCCGGTCGCCGCGCTCACCTGGGATGTCGCCGACATGCCGCTCGACGGCCCGGAGGCTCCCGCAGGCAAACCCATTGCCGCACCGGAAGAACCGGCCCCGCGGGACAACACCGGGCGAATCGTCGCATTCGCCGGCACCGGAGCACTTGCGCTGGCGGCCATGGCCGTTGCCTTCAGCGCGTACCGACGGAAGGACCACTCATGACCGCCCGACTTGCGTTGGCATCCCTGTTCGTCGTGGCGGCCGTGCTGGCCCGGCCATGGCAGACCAACACCGAACGCTGGGTGCTCGGCGTCTCTGCCGCCGCGGTGGTGCTGCTGCTGGCCTGGTGGGGCGGGATGTTCCTGACCACCCGGGTGGCCCGGCACTTCGAGGTGTTGCGGCGCAACCTTTCCAAGAAACAGCCTGAGACGGCGCTCGATTCGGAGACCGTCGTGCTGCGGGTCGACCCCGCGGACCCCGCCCAGCTTCCGGTCGTGGTCAACTACCTGGACCGCTACGGCATCCGCTGCGACAAGGTCCGGGTGACTCACCGCGATGCCGGTGGCGCACGGCGTAGCTGGATCAGCCTGACCGTGGCGGCGGTGGACAATCTCGATGCGTTGCGGGCCCGGTCATCGCGGATCCCGTTGCGGGACACCACGGAAATCGTCGGCCGTCGGCTCCGTGACCATCTGCAGGAACAGGGCTGGACCGTCACCCTCGTCGACGGGGTGGATTCTCCGCTGCCCGAGCCGGGCAAGGAAACCTGGCGAGGTGTGAAGGACGACTCGGGATACGTTGCGGCATACCGCGTCAACGTCAGCGACAAGCTGGAGGCCGTGTTGGCCGGGGTGGGTGCGCTGCCGGCCCAGGAAACCTGGACCGCACTGGAATTCACCGGCTCTCCGGCGCAACCGCAGCTGACGGTGGGCGCGGCGTTGCGTACCGCGGAGCGTCCCCCGCGGCGGGCCCCGCTGGCCGGGCTGAAATCGACCGCCGGTCGGCATCGTCCCGCGTTGGCAGCGCTGAACCCGTTGTCTTCGGAGCGTCTGGACGGCACCCCGGCCGCGGTGCCGGCGGCGCTGCTGGCACCGGCCGAGGCCTCAGTCGAACATGAAATCCCGCAGGAAGCGGGTCATCCGGCGTAGGTAGTCCGGCTGGCTCACGTGCAGCAGGTGGTTGCCGGG
Above is a window of Mycolicibacterium boenickei DNA encoding:
- the eccE gene encoding type VII secretion protein EccE: MTARLALASLFVVAAVLARPWQTNTERWVLGVSAAAVVLLLAWWGGMFLTTRVARHFEVLRRNLSKKQPETALDSETVVLRVDPADPAQLPVVVNYLDRYGIRCDKVRVTHRDAGGARRSWISLTVAAVDNLDALRARSSRIPLRDTTEIVGRRLRDHLQEQGWTVTLVDGVDSPLPEPGKETWRGVKDDSGYVAAYRVNVSDKLEAVLAGVGALPAQETWTALEFTGSPAQPQLTVGAALRTAERPPRRAPLAGLKSTAGRHRPALAALNPLSSERLDGTPAAVPAALLAPAEASVEHEIPQEAGHPA
- the mycP gene encoding type VII secretion-associated serine protease mycosin, whose protein sequence is MIHKSLGVLATTGLVLLVGAPSAGAVSPPEVDPQIAPPAGSAGPVGAMAQRSACATTGVLPGTDPGSVNPNQLALNLSGAWKQSRGQGQTVAVIDTGVQPGPRLPHVEGGGDFIESTDGLTDCDGHGTSVAGLIAGQPGADGFSGVAPEARLISIRQNSPRFSPRAAGADMAEARVAADVASLARAVVRAADMGARVINISVVTCMPADKHIDQNELGAALRYAAVEKDAVIVAAAGNTQGGVTTGSACGSNPLSGAPDDPRNWGGVSSVSIPSWWQPYVLSVGALNATGQPSAFTMPGPWVGIAAPGEHISSVSNAPGGGLSNAMPTDQDKMVPLSGTSYAAAYVSGVAALVRSKFPDLNARQVVHRLTTTAQGAPRSPSNVIGAGGVDPVAALTWDVADMPLDGPEAPAGKPIAAPEEPAPRDNTGRIVAFAGTGALALAAMAVAFSAYRRKDHS